Within Myxococcales bacterium, the genomic segment ACCCGCGTCAATGTCGAGAACCTTTCCACCTACGCTGACGGCGCCTTTGCTGCTAGGCACTTCAGTGTCACCGATGTTGTCGGTGATGCCATACCCAAGCTGACCATCCGCATTTCGGCCCCAACACCTGACAGTTTGGTCGCTGAGCAACGCACAGGTGTGATACGCGCCCGCAGTCAACTTGACCACCGAGCCACCAACACTTACAGGACCCACACTCGACGGCAGCTCGGTGTCCCCAATGGTGTCGTAGTTACCATACCCGAGTGCACCGTCTGCGCCAGCACCCCAACAACGCACGGTTCCATCGGTGAAGCGCACGCACGTATGATATACGCCCGCGACCACTTGCGTTACCTCGCCACCGACGTCGACTATTCCCACGGTGTTTGGCGCTTGAGTGTCACCGATATTGTCTGTACTGTTGTAACCCAGTTGTCCTTCATTTCCGCGCCCCCAGCAGCGCACATCGTTTCCCTCGAGAAGTGCGCATGTGTGAGCGAAACCTGGCGCGAGTTGGAGCACATTTGCGCCCACAGCAATGGCTCCCACAGAGCTCGGCACCACAACGGTAGAAGTGTTTCCATAGCCGAGCTTTCCGAACGTGCCTTGGGCCCAACATTTTATGGTTTTGTCTTCCATCACCACGCAGGTGTGATAGTTGCCTGCGGCCACCTGTGCGACGGTGCCTCCGATATCCACCGCTGGCACATCGCCTGGAACTTCGTCGTCCCCCACGTCATGCTCAGAGTCAGGGTATCCCAATTGGTACGACATATTCTCGCCAAAGCAGCGTACAGTCCCACTTTCGAGAAGCACGCACGTGTGGTCAACCCCAGCAGAGACTTCCTCCACGGGCTCGCCGACATCGACGGTCCCCCGGGCACTGGGATTCTCATCGTCCCCTATGGGCGTCGTGGTGGCATAGCCCGTCTGTCCAAACTCAGACTTACCCCAACACTTAATGGTCTGATCATCAAACAGCACGCATGTGTGACTACCACCCAAGGCAAGCCTGACCGGAATGACCGAAGGCCCAGCATCCGGCAGATTTACGTCCCCATCAACTGCGGCATCGCTAGAGCTTTGCACGCAGGTGTTGGTTGTGAGGTCGCATTCATATCCGGCCACGCAAGGGCATTGCCTGCCGACAAGATTCAAGGACTTCGAACAGCTGAAGGACAATCCACACAAACAGAAAAGCCCTAGTGCTCGCCACATCCCTCCAAGTATAGCACGGCTGCCATCCGGCCCCCCTAACTGTCCTATATTAGGGCTTTGTCAGCTAGCTGCTTCCCAGCGCGCGCCGCGGCCATGTCCGGAAGATTGGACGCCTTTGAGAGATCTCAGGTCGGCCAAGGCCTGTTGGCGAGAGACCGAGTAATCGATGGCGTGCAAATAGTCGGCCAGGCTAAAGCCATCGGGGCGTTGCGCAAGCGACTGGGCCACCCGGCGTCGTGTTGGGGCATCGAGGCGGCCCACCGTGCGCTTGGTGACTGGGTCGACCACCGGCCGCTCGCGCCCCACAAAGCCCCAGTCGTTGTACGGCTTCAGGTTGTGACCAAGCCTCCGCTTCGCCATGCGGGTGCCCGCCTTCGGTGCATCGAAGAAGAATTGCTCCGCGGGGCGGATCCGCGGCCAATCCTTGGACACGTAGTCGGCCCAAAGAAGAAACTCCCGTTCCGTTGCAGCCTGCTTGGCAAACGCTAAGGCGACACACAATGCTTGCGGCCAGCGCATGCGAGCCATCACCTGGCGCACCCTCGAAGGGTTCAGCGATTCCCAGTGCGCCAGCAAAAACTGCACGAGAATGCTCAGCATCCGCGCATCGAAGCGTAACATCTCGCCCGCAAGCCCGAGGAGTTCTTCGGTTGTGCGGGGCCCGTACGGCCACGCCCGCCGTCGTCCCACCGCGGGGGCGCCACGTGTCGCCAACTCGTAATAGAGCCGCTCCAAATCTGACAGGGTAGGTGTGCGACGCAAAAGGCCGGTATTCATGGCTCCATCTCATCTCGGAGGTCATCAAAATAATCTGCGGCTTGCTCGGCGCCCGGAATGCGTTTCTCCACAAGGAGCGCAAGTTGTCGATCCACCACCACCAGGTCCTCGGCCTCGCCCATCAACCGGACCGCATGCGGGCGGTCTTTGTCGCGCCCTGCGAAACATTTCATCACCAGCAGGTCCTCGGGTCCCAGCACATCAGCCCTAAGTCGTTTGCCCTGGAACACCGTGCGCAAACGAGACGCATAGTCTTGGGGCAACACGTACGTGAACGTCACAAAATGCGTGTTGAGCCAATCAGGCTCAATGTTTAGCTGTTTGGCGACCTTCTTAAATGTCTCATCCAAATTGGCCACCGTATTGCCTTTGACTGCAAATGCATCAACGTCCTGAGTGGCTAACGGATGCTTATAACCAAGCACCATCGCCGCCCCGCCGCCTATTACCAGATGAAGTGGTTCGCCAAGCTTCTCATCCAACAGCGCCAGCGCTTTAGGCATGAGCTTCTGATCAAGAGCGCGGTGGGCAGCCATGGCCTATGTATGACAAGAAAAAGACAACTAGTCAAATACCGCGAAAAGGTGCGCTCTCGGGGGCACGCGTTGCGTTAATCGCCGCGCCACATGTAACAGGCTAAGCAGTCCCACGTTCCATTTGCGGCCACGGGCGAGGGACCAGGGAAGCCGCTGGCAGAAACGTGCCCGTCGAGGCGCACCCAGCCGTCGGACTGAGACGCGAGAGGAGATCCACCCGACTGATCGCACTGGAGCCGCCAGCCGTGCAGGGCGTGCCAGTTGTTCAGTTGCTGGTCAGTCACATAGTATGGCGACTTTGCGTTCGTCTGAATCATCTGTGGGGTGAGCAGGGACGGAGGTTGGACCCTCTCGGACAATGCCGCTTCTGGGAACTCCGCAGCAGGCGGCACATGGAGAACTTTCCAGCCATAAAGCTGCGCGGCCAAAAAACCACAACTCGGCGCGTCCGGCACTCCACCACGCGCGCATGTGTGATCTTGTCCCCGCGCGCAATCGGGATCGTTCTCGGGAACGATCCCTTGCGCGACACTGGCAATCCAGCCTGGGTAACGCGTGATGTCTACCGCTATCGAGACAGCCAGTTTCGCTAGACCGGGACGCTTTTGAGCGTCACATACTGCGAATTGTGGCACGGCGCCGGTTAGGATGCCAACCAGCGCACCGTCCGAAATGCGAAAGATGCCGCCGCCGCTGTCACCGTGGCATGCGTACCCGCTCGGCAGCGTACTTGGCTCGTCAGCAAAAGGTATATAGTCGTTATCGCTCGGGACGAACTCGCGTGTACGCACTTCGCCCTCCGAAAAAAACCGAAATTCGGCTGCCAGGTAGTCACGCTCCGACTGGTCTGGTGGCTTAGTTTCGAGAAACCCGAGAGCTGCCGGCGCGCGAAAAGTCACACTGCGAAAGAATCCGGGCGACGTGATGCAGACGCTGGCTGCTCGGCGAGTTTCCGAGCCCCCGGTATCCCCGGAGCTACCGTAGCCGACCATTTCATAGCCGCAGGCAAACGTCTGTGTTTCGGACGTATCCGAGGAGGATCCAATGGCTGCAATTTGCGTCGCCGAAAACGGCTCGCCATCTGTGATCAATAACGCAACGTCATGGCGGCCCATGCGCTGGCTTGTTTCAGCTTGATATCCAGGATGCACATAATGACGTACCGCTAGCCGCAAGCCCTCAGTTATGTTTTCGCCGTCCCCAAGTGCGCCAGGTCGAACTACAATTACAAACGGATCGTTTTTGATTACATGCGCTGCGGTAAGGACCAGATGCGGGCCGATGATTACACCGCTGCCCGAGTTCACCTCCGACTGGGCCTCATCCGAAGCGGCGATGAACGCCACCGAGGGATGCAAGTCTTTAGACGGTGCGCCGCCGCCAACTGCTGCGTGGCCCGCATCCACGCTCTCCCTTGGGGTTAGGGTGCAGGCACTCACGGCACTCACCGCCACAACGAGCACAAGATAAGGTCCGGCCCTCATTCCGGGGGGACAGCTTTCAACGTGCGTGGCATGTAGTTGCTCAACCAAGCAACTTTCGGGCCAATGAAAATGTAGCAGGTTTCCGTCCTAAACCGGCCGCTCGATATGCGGGTAGGCACTCCGAAGGGCGAGTGGTGGGGTCTGCCGGCCTGGTGATGGCCTTCCATGGCCCGCCTGGTGGGCCTTAGTTGGGTTTACCCGTTTTCGGGAGACGCCCGCCTCAAGCCAACATCAGAAGCGGCCAAGGTTGCTGTGCGCTCTTGCCGCAGGCGGGCTAGAGCCCCCGATGCGTGCGCAAGGGCCATGGCCGCCTCCAACCACTCTAGTCGCTGCTTAGGCGTCGCGGTAGCCGCAAGCTGCCTTTGCCACTGCCGCGTTCTCGACCAATCGGCTGGATTGTCTGACAAATCCGATGGAGAACTCATGTCGTACGCAAATGTTCCAATGCTTCGATATCCTGCAAATCATGTGGGCGGCCTGCCCGCTTCTTCATCTCTATCATATCATCGACAGATGCGATCCGCACGGATAAATCGCCGAGGAGCACAACCTTGGCCCGCTGCCATAGCTCCTCAAACGGAAAGGGATTTTCGGCAAAAAGATCCACCACACGTAAGGGGTTCTGCGGATCCCAATAACTAAAAACAGCCATCGACTTCTCTTCGATCCATGTTCGTCGTGTTTCCTCATCGGCAAAACCCATCGGGTCTACAGGTAAGCGCGGACGAAAGCCGAGTGCGCCAAACACTTCGATCGCGTGCTTCACCGCGGCCGGTTCCAAGTCAATCACGAGATCAAGGTCATGCGTAAGTCGGGGAAAGCCATGCAACACCACCGCGACGCCGCCGACAATAACGAACCGGACACCCTCTCGCTGCAGATCCGCAAACAGTGACGCGTAGAATGACATTCGTGTCCATAATAGGTGGCGAGCTCAGCAGTGGCAAACGATGGACGGCCAACGGCATTTCACGTTGTCTCCCACAGCATGCGCAAGGGGTGGGTCGCGGCCAAAGAGCGTTAACGGCAGGCGTGGTGTTGTACGATTCGCCATTCGTCCATATCGCGCGTTTACCTTGTCGCAATACGGTCCTTCCTAATTTTTGAAGCTCTCTGTTCAGATCTCGCTGCTTCACTGTTTTATCTTGCCCGTTTACAGGTAAAAGGCACGGGCGAGCAGCTCGTCGAAGGATGTGGGTGTGGGACCTACCAAAGCGCGCCACAAGGTGGCCAAGAGCGCGCGTGATCCGTCACACTAAGGGCGTGTCCTCGTATTCCGGACCGAGAGAAAAACAGCGAGATTCGAGTATATCAAGGAAGCGCGACGAGGCATATCATACGATATGTAGAGGGAGCGATGACGCTGAGATACGAAGAATCCTCGCGTTTTCACTCGACGGGAGTGAATACGAGGACACGCCCTAAGATCCGGAGGCGAAGTGTGTTGTGGTCGGCTTGTCCTTAATGGCGCGTAGGCAACTGAGTGGCGTGGTAGCGCTGCTGGTCGTGCTGTTGTGCGCATCGGTGGCGCTTGCGAAGCCAAGGCGCAAGCGGGGTAGGGGCAAGGTTCAGGCGAGCTCAACTGAGGCCCAAGCAGAAAAGCCCGCGCCTTTACCCCCTGACCCCTACGCCGGCATTCCCGCATCGCGGTTGCTTGAAGCCAAACGCCGCTTCTTAGAAGCCGTGCAGCTTGAGCAAGACGGCAATCACGAAGCGGCGATTGTGGAGTTTGAAGCCTCGTACGAGCTCGTCCCTCGCCCCAACACCCTCTACAACTTGGGCCTGGTGCACGAAAAGCTGTTTCGCTACGACCAAGCGATTAGTTACTACGCGCTTTACTTAAAGCGCGCGCCCAAAGACGACCCTGACCGCGACGCTGTGATGCTTGCCAAAGAGCGCTTGCAAAATCTCTTGGGCCAGGTGCACATCAAAGTCAGCCCCCAAGCCGACGTCTGGCTCGATGGCCGACGCTTAGGCCAAGCCCCAGGCACGTTTTTTATCCCCGCAGGACGTCACGTGCTTGAGCTCAGAAAAGACGGCTACCTGCCCGCACGCCGCCAACTCACGGTCGCCTCCCGCCGCGAGCACGACCTTTCCGTCACCCTCAAAAGCGCCAAAGACGAACCGCCGCTTCATCCAGCCTTCTTTTGGACAGGTGTTGGCCTCACCGTCGCCACTGCTGCCGTGGGCACCTACTTCGGCATTCGCACCCTGAGTCTGAATAGCGACCTTGAAGAGAGCGACCCCTTGTTACCCAGCACCCAAACGCTCCAAGAAGACAAAGACCAAGCGGCGCTGCTCACCGACATCTTCTTCATCTCCTCGGCCGGTTTGGCCCTGACCACGGTCGTTCTTGCTATCTTCACCGACTGGGACGGTGACGAGGACGACGATGCCTCAACGTCCAAAGACAGCGCGGCATGGCTGCCGTTTGTGGGCCCCTATACCGCGGGCATTCAGTACCGAGGTGCGTTATGAGGGCACGCCTCGGCTTGATCGGTGCGCTCGTTTTGTACGCTCCGCTACTCGGCTGCGGCATTTTGGGCTTTGGTGCCGACATCCCGGTCAGTTGCAACGACGGCCCTCGCACCTGCGCCGACCTCAACGACTCAAACCCCACAGGCCAAGCCTGCACCTTTTGGGCCTGCATCGATAACCGCTGCCGAGTGGTTCCCAAAGACACCGACCAAGACGGGGTGCTTGATAACGGCTGCGAACCTGAAGGCAACCCTCAAGACTGCGACGAAAACGACAACCGCCGTTTTCCGGGCAACACCGAAATCTGCGACTACATCGACAACAACTGCAACGATGACGTTGACGAGGGGTTTGCTTACGGTGTAGCCGAACCAAACATTTGGCCGTTTAGCGACGCCGGCATTACCGACCCGATTAAAGTCAGCTTCGCCACGCGGTCCACGGAGCAAGGCGCAACTCTTGCCGCAACATTTGATTATTACGGGACTGTCGATCCGCAAGAAGGTGGGCTCGCCGTGTGGTCCAGCCCCACTGAGGCACCCAATCCATTTCGAATTTTTCAGAAAAGAATAGCGGATAATGCCGATGGAACTACCCCTGGAGATGATACTTGGCTTACCTCATCAGCCTATTACAACATGCTACCAGTCATCGCTGACAACGACTTGGGAATCGTAGCCGCGGCTACCTATTCCGGCGTCGACCGCTACTTCGCTGGACTGGTGCAAAGTGAACCCACCGAAACCCTGGTGAGGATTCATGAAGACTTTCATGAGTATGACCCCCTTTGGGCTCTTGGCGAACATTCCAACTACGCAGCGGCGGCATGGACAGAGCGTGGTTTATTGGTGGTGGGCATAAAATCATGTAGCAGTGCTTGCTATCCCTCTGGCCTCAGCAATCGGGATGTCTTTGTGCACTTGCTCAAAAAAGACGACGACACTCAAGCGTGGACCGCAGCATCGTCCAGCATCATTGACCATCACGGCATTGGCAAAGTATCAACCATGGGTGCAGCCCCTGTCATCATAGGCTTGCCCTCGGGCAGTTGGCTCAGCGCTCATGTGCAAGACAGCCCCGACGAAATCTGGCTCACTTTAATCAAGCTCACCAATGAAGCCACTGGCGATATCGAATCCTCACTGCTCGCACAGCTGCCTTCAGCCCACGACCTTGCTTTGAGCGTGGGTCCCAGCGAAGATGACATGACTACGATAGCGCTCAGCTACGTCACGGCGAATAACCGCGCACATGTGAAGCTGCTTTCGCTTGCCGAAACGCCCACGCCAAAAGCCACGGAGCTTGTCACCATAGATGCGCCTATCGAAGACGGTACAACCACTGCGCACACAAAGCCTTTGGTAACGTTTCATTCTGAGCTCGCGGAATGGTTGTTTGTGTGGCGAGACGATACGAGACGCCTTGGTATGATGCGTCTTTCACAAGATGGGACTGTCATCCCCAACACCTTTACCCATGCCCTTGCCCAGGAAGGCAGGGTATTGGACCAAGGGTTCGGGGTCGTACCACTCAAGGACCCAGTAAAGGAGCGGGATGGTGACTCTGGCGCCTATGCGCTGGTAACCTATGCCAAGGACAATACGGCCTCCGTGTTTCTGACCGGCGCCGTCGACTGCGGAAATCCCTAGCTATTTTATCTGAATATTTTTTCAGTACCAAGTGGACTGGCCGCCCCTTGCGTTTCATGCCCGATCAGTAGTCTAATAGCGCTTACTCCCCTAGGAGGTGTGCTAATGTACGCCATGATTCCAGCATTCATCAGGGTCGGTTGCCTTGCGTGGCTTACGGTCAGTTGCGCTGCCACACCGGAAGACAGCCACCTAGATCACGAGTTTTCCGGCGTCGTGGCTGTCACCAACAAGCCTTACCTGATTATGCGTAACGGAGGAACGATTGACATCAGTGTCGGCTGGGATAGCGAAAATTCCCCGGTGCAGGTGGTGCAAGGCTCCCTCTTGAATGCGCTGGGGGGACAGGTTGTCGAGTTTCAATCTCCTCCCATCTGTAACCAGCTGGGCACATGGAGTCCAGGCAATTGGATCTGCCTCTCTCAAGAATCCTCGGGAATTGCTATGCCGCCTATAGGATTTCGAGCCATGGCTTCATTTGCAAGCGACTTGCAGTGGAGTAGTTTGTTTGTGGAAATCAATAATTTGGCTCTTTTGGCGAGCGGCAGCGGGCCGCAGAGTCCCACCGGTGTTCGCTCCGCTGTCACTATCCCCGT encodes:
- a CDS encoding trypsin-like serine protease, giving the protein MRAGPYLVLVVAVSAVSACTLTPRESVDAGHAAVGGGAPSKDLHPSVAFIAASDEAQSEVNSGSGVIIGPHLVLTAAHVIKNDPFVIVVRPGALGDGENITEGLRLAVRHYVHPGYQAETSQRMGRHDVALLITDGEPFSATQIAAIGSSSDTSETQTFACGYEMVGYGSSGDTGGSETRRAASVCITSPGFFRSVTFRAPAALGFLETKPPDQSERDYLAAEFRFFSEGEVRTREFVPSDNDYIPFADEPSTLPSGYACHGDSGGGIFRISDGALVGILTGAVPQFAVCDAQKRPGLAKLAVSIAVDITRYPGWIASVAQGIVPENDPDCARGQDHTCARGGVPDAPSCGFLAAQLYGWKVLHVPPAAEFPEAALSERVQPPSLLTPQMIQTNAKSPYYVTDQQLNNWHALHGWRLQCDQSGGSPLASQSDGWVRLDGHVSASGFPGPSPVAANGTWDCLACYMWRGD
- a CDS encoding PEGA domain-containing protein is translated as MARRQLSGVVALLVVLLCASVALAKPRRKRGRGKVQASSTEAQAEKPAPLPPDPYAGIPASRLLEAKRRFLEAVQLEQDGNHEAAIVEFEASYELVPRPNTLYNLGLVHEKLFRYDQAISYYALYLKRAPKDDPDRDAVMLAKERLQNLLGQVHIKVSPQADVWLDGRRLGQAPGTFFIPAGRHVLELRKDGYLPARRQLTVASRREHDLSVTLKSAKDEPPLHPAFFWTGVGLTVATAAVGTYFGIRTLSLNSDLEESDPLLPSTQTLQEDKDQAALLTDIFFISSAGLALTTVVLAIFTDWDGDEDDDASTSKDSAAWLPFVGPYTAGIQYRGAL
- a CDS encoding putative metal-binding motif-containing protein is translated as MRARLGLIGALVLYAPLLGCGILGFGADIPVSCNDGPRTCADLNDSNPTGQACTFWACIDNRCRVVPKDTDQDGVLDNGCEPEGNPQDCDENDNRRFPGNTEICDYIDNNCNDDVDEGFAYGVAEPNIWPFSDAGITDPIKVSFATRSTEQGATLAATFDYYGTVDPQEGGLAVWSSPTEAPNPFRIFQKRIADNADGTTPGDDTWLTSSAYYNMLPVIADNDLGIVAAATYSGVDRYFAGLVQSEPTETLVRIHEDFHEYDPLWALGEHSNYAAAAWTERGLLVVGIKSCSSACYPSGLSNRDVFVHLLKKDDDTQAWTAASSSIIDHHGIGKVSTMGAAPVIIGLPSGSWLSAHVQDSPDEIWLTLIKLTNEATGDIESSLLAQLPSAHDLALSVGPSEDDMTTIALSYVTANNRAHVKLLSLAETPTPKATELVTIDAPIEDGTTTAHTKPLVTFHSELAEWLFVWRDDTRRLGMMRLSQDGTVIPNTFTHALAQEGRVLDQGFGVVPLKDPVKERDGDSGAYALVTYAKDNTASVFLTGAVDCGNP